In Spinacia oleracea cultivar Varoflay chromosome 5, BTI_SOV_V1, whole genome shotgun sequence, a single window of DNA contains:
- the LOC110789864 gene encoding uncharacterized protein: MATSLISPSKSILSPFFTTPTKSSTPFSWKLSPIQKPHKISAPKLVSGGGFLERESSKSTFKLNSYSASSSSSSFGNVDKKNGNITVDTCLVVPPPNSRKPRAIIKFLGGAFIGKVSQVTYSYLIELLAKEGYLVVLVPYNVTFNHEDAARQVYERFNACLDILLTCGLSDAKLDASQLVGLPVFSVGHSNGGLLQVLTASYFFDKIPKANAVVSFNNRPATEAVPYFEQLGPLMSQVIPMVETNPMYSMATSVSGDAWKALLDGAGAVMSQTDPELFSSVNQFVDQLPSVLNEVRQGVSEFRPTPAENRERCKCSYNVPHTLLVKFSSDAIDETDLLEETLKPRVKSIGGTLEKAQLSGNHLTPCIQDPKWQVGNLYTPVDAIAQGLKTISLNDTKVLAQTITNWFRRFEE, translated from the exons ATGGCTACATCATTAATTTCTCCCTCAAAATCGATCTTATCCCCATTTTTCACTACCCCAACTAAATCATCAACTCCGTTTTCATGGAAATTGAGCCCAATTCAAAAACCCCACAAAATTTCCGCACCTAAACTGGTTTCTGGTGGTGGGTTTTTGGAAAGAGAAAGTAGCAAAAGTACCTTTAAACTCAACTCTTATTCtgcctcttcttcatcatcgTCTTTTGGTAATGTTGATAAGAAAAATGGGAATATAACGGTGGATACTTGCTTGGTAGTTCCTCCTCCAAATTCCAGGAAACCTCGTGCAATTATTAAATTTCTTGGTGGTGCTTTTATTGGCAAGGTTTCTCAAGTTACATACAG CTATCTAATTGAGCTATTGGCAAAGGAAGGATATCTTGTTGTGTTGGTTCCTTATAATGTGACATTCAATCATGAAGATGCAGCTAGGCAGGTTTATGAGAGATTTAATGCCTGCTTGGATATCCTTCTTACCTGTGGATTGTCTGATGCGAAACTCGATGCTTCCCAGCTTGTTGGCCTCCCTGTTTTCTCTGTTGGCCACAG TAATGGGGGACTTCTTCAGGTGCTGACAGCAAGCTACTTCTTTGACAAAATACCAAAG GCTAATGCTGTGGTTTCATTTAACAACCGACCAGCAACAGAGGCAGTGCCGTACTTTGAACAG TTGGGCCCTTTAATGAGTCAGGTTATACCAATGGTGGAAACAAATCCAATGTATTCAATGGCTACCAGTGTATCAG GAGATGCATGGAAGGCGTTGCTAGATGGAGCTGGAGCAGTAATGTCTCAAACTGATCCCGAGTTGTTTTCATCAGTTAATCAATTTGTTGATCAGTTGCCCTCGGTGCTAAATGAG GTTAGACAAGGAGTATCAGAGTTCAGGCCAACACCTGCAGAAAATCGTGAACGTTGCAAGTGTTCATACAACGTCCCACACACATTGCTG GTGAAGTTCAGTTCTGATGCAATCGACGAGACAGATCTCCTTGAAGAGACACTGAAGCCCCGCGTTAAGTCCATTGGTGGGACCCTTGAGAAGGCCCAACTGAGTGGTAACCACCTTACACCATGCATTCAG GATCCAAAATGGCAAGTGGGTAACCTGTACACACCTGTGGATGCTATTGCCCAAGGCTTGAAAACTATTTCATTGAATGACACCAAAGTTCTTGCTCAAACCATAACCAATTGGTTCAGGCGTTTTGAAGAATAA
- the LOC110789865 gene encoding leucine--tRNA ligase, cytoplasmic isoform X2, with protein MAEGSKSFARRDRLLEIESKVRVWWDQSDVFAAEPGEKPPGDGEKFFGNFPFPYMNGYLHLGHAFSISKVEFAAAYHRLKGANVLFPFGFHCTGMPIKAAADRLVREIQQFGNPPEFPSAVEEEVSQPSEQVDTNAGSQPPPDKFKGKKSKVASKTGTQLYQWEIMRSFGLSDEEISKFQDPRKWLTYFPPLAVEDLKVFGLGVDWRRSFVTTDINPYFDSFVRWQMRKLKAAGKIVKDKRYAIFSPLDGQPCADHDRASGEGVQPQDYTIIKMEVVPPFPAKLSSLEGRKVYLAAATLRPETMYGQTNAWVLPEGKYGAFEINETDVYVVTERAALNLAYQSYSRVPEKPTCLAELTGYDLIGLPLRSPLAQNEIIYTLPMLTILTDKGTGIVTSVPSDAPDDYMALHDLKAKPALRAKFGVKDEWILPFDIIPIINIPEFGDKPAEKVCTDLKIKSQNEKDKLAEAKRLTYLKGFTEGTMLVGEFNGEKVQDAKPKVRRKLLETGEAIMYSEPEKKVMSRSGDECVVALTDQWYVTYGEPEWKELAKECLENMNCYSTETLHGFEHTLGWLNQWACSRSFGLGTRIPWDEQYLVESLSDSTIYMAYYTVVHFLQNGDMYGSDTGLIKPEQLSDDIWDYLFCDGPYPESSEIDPNVLSSMKREFEYWYPFDLRVSGKDLIQNHLTFSIYNHTAIMDKRHWPRGFRCNGHILLNAEKMSKSTGNFRTLRQSIEEFSADATRFALADAGDGVDDANFVFETANAAILRLTKEISWMEEVLAPDAVLRSGEPSTYADRVFENEINLAIKLTKHNYETYMFREALKTGFYDLQAARDEYRFSCGSGGMNRALVQRFIDIQTRLITPICPHYGEYIWREHLKKDGFAIKAGWPVAEAPDMTLRSANKYLQDSIVLMRKLLQKQMMGSKKGSKKGAAPVPQLTEDKQLTGLIYVNETYDGWKEECLKILQSKFDSSTCKFAEDSEIMTALQNSEIGKATNFKQIQKQCMPFLRFKKDETASLGPQALELKLPFGEMKVLSENLDLIKRQLALEHVEVLSYQDEDACAKAGPLASVLKQNPPSPGNPTAIFLTS; from the coding sequence ATGGCTGAGGGTAGTAAAAGCTTTGCTAGGAGAGATCGcttgcttgagatagagtcaaaGGTCCGTGTTTGGTGGGACCAGAGTGATGTATTTGCAGCTGAGCCTGGAGAGAAGCCTCCTGGCGATGGAGAAAAGTTCTTTGGGAACTTTCCATTTCCATATATGAATGGGTATTTGCATCTTGGACATGCATTTTCAATTTCCAAGGTAGAATTTGCTGCAGCTTACCACAGACTGAAGGGAGCAAATGTACTGTTTCCTTTTGGTTTCCATTGCACCGGTATGCCCATCAAGGCAGCAGCAGATAGACTTGTGAGAGAAATTCAACAGTTTGGAAATCCACCTGAGTTCCCATCTGCAGTGGAAGAAGAAGTTAGCCAACCATCAGAACAAGTGGATACAAATGCAGGATCACAGCCACCTCCTGATAAGTTCAAGGGTAAGAAGTCCAAGGTTGCATCCAAGACTGGTACACAGCTGTACCAATGGGAGATCATGCGGAGTTTTGGCCTTTCAGATGAAGAAATTTCAAAGTTTCAGGACCCACGCAAATGGCTGACCTATTTTCCCCCCTTGGCAGTTGAAGATCTTAAAGTTTTTGGCTTGGGTGTTGACTGGAGGCGTTCTTTTGTCACCACAGATATTAATCCGTACTTTGATTCTTTTGTGAGGTGGCAAATGAGGAAGCTAAAAGCAGCTGGAAAGATCGTGAAAGATAAAAGATACGCAATCTTCTCTCCACTAGACGGACAACCATGCGCAGACCATGACAGGGCTTCTGGTGAAGGGGTCCAGCCCCAAGATTACACAATAATAAAGATGGAAGTTGTTCCTCCGTTTCCTGCAAAATTGAGCAGTTTAGAGGGGAGGAAAGTTTATTTGGCTGCTGCAACATTGAGGCCAGAGACCATGTATGGGCAAACAAATGCGTGGGTATTGCCTGAAGGGAAATACGGGGCCTTTGAAATTAATGAGACCGATGTTTATGTAGTCACCGAGAGGGCAGCTCTTAATCTTGCATATCAGAGCTACTCAAGGGTCCCAGAAAAGCCAACTTGCTTGGCAGAGCTTACTGGTTATGACTTGATTGGTTTACCTTTGAGGTCTCCTCTTGCACAAAACGAAATTATTTACACTCTTCCCATGTTAACTATCTTGACAGATAAAGGTACTGGGATAGTAACCAGTGTCCCTAGTGATGCACCTGATGACTACATGGCCCTACATGACTTGAAGGCAAAACCAGCTTTACGGGCGAAATTTGGTGTGAAAGATGAATGGATCCTTCCCTTTGACATCATACCCATAATTAATATCCCTGAATTCGGAGATAAGCCTGCTGAGAAGGTTTGCACTGATTTGAAAATCAAGAGCCAAAATGAAAAGGATAAGCTTGCGGAAGCAAAGCGATTAACTTATTTGAAGGGTTTCACTGAAGGGACAATGCTTGTTGGTGAATTTAATGGGGAGAAGGTCCAGGATGCCAAGCCAAAAGTCAGACGAAAGCTTTTAGAAACGGGAGAAGCCATTATGTATAGTGAGCCTGAGAAAAAGGTCATGTCTAGATCAGGTGATGAATGTGTTGTGGCTTTGACAGACCAGTGGTACGTCACATATGGTGAACCTGAATGGAAGGAACTAGCTAAGGAGTGCTTGGAAAACATGAATTGCTACTCTACTGAGACACTTCATGGTTTTGAACACACCTTAGGTTGGCTTAATCAGTGGGCCTGCTCAAGGTCGTTTGGCCTTGGCACTCGCATCCCTTGGGATGAGCAGTACCTTGTGGAGTCCCTCTCTGATTCAACCATCTACATGGCTTATTACACTGTCGTCCATTTTCTGCAAAATGGGGATATGTATGGATCTGATACCGGTTTGATAAAACCGGAACAACTGTCTGATGATATCTGGGATTACCTGTTTTGTGATGGTCCGTATCCAGAGTCATCAGAAATTGATCCAAATGTGCTTAGCTCGATGAAGCGAGAGTTTGAGTATTGGTATCCCTTTGATCTCCGTGTGTCTGGCAAAGACCTTATCCAGAACCATCTGACATTTAGTATTTATAATCATACAGCAATTATGGACAAGCGTCACTGGCCTCGTGGGTTCAGATGTAACGGACACATTTTACTAAATGCTGAGAAGATGTCCAAGTCAACTGGGAACTTCAGGACTTTGCGCCAGTCCATTGAAGAATTCTCCGCAGATGCCACACGTTTTGCTCTTGCTGATGCTGGTGATGGTGTTGATGATgcaaattttgtatttgaaacTGCAAATGCAGCGATTCTGCGTCTCACAAAAGAGATCTCATGGATGGAAGAAGTTCTTGCTCCTGATGCAGTTCTAAGGTCGGGTGAGCCATCTACTTATGCTGATCGGGTGTTTGAAAATGAGATCAATTTAGCAATAAAGCTGACTAAGCACAACTACGAGACCTATATGTTCCGAGAAGCTCTTAAGACTGGGTTTTACGACTTGCAAGCTGCTAGAGATGAATATAGGTTCTCTTGTGGGTCTGGTGGTATGAACAGGGCTTTGGTGCAGCGTTTTATTGACATTCAGACACGGCTTATTACCCCAATTTGTCCACATTACGGAGAGTATATATGGAGGGAGCATTTGAAGAAGGACGGCTTTGCAATAAAAGCTGGCTGGCCTGTTGCAGAGGCACCTGATATGACCCTTAGAAGTGCCAACAAGTATTTGCAAGATTCAATAGTGTTGATGAGAAAACTCCTACAGAAGCAAATGATGGGTTCAAAGAAGGGTAGCAAGAAAGGAGCAGCCCCTGTTCCACAACTTACAGAGGACAAGCAATTAACTGGCTTGATTTATGTCAATGAAACATATGATGGCTGGAAAGAAGAGTGCTTGAAAATACTTCAAAGCAAATTTGACTCAAGTACTTGCAAATTTGCTGAAGACAGTGAAATTATGACAGCATTGCAAAACAGTGAGATTGGAAAGGCTACCAATTTCAAACAAATTCAGAAGCAATGCATGCCTTTCTTGAGGTTCAAGAAAGACGAGACTGCTTCTCTGGGTCCACAAGCCTTGGAGTTGAAGCTTCCTTTTGGCGAGATGAAGGTCCTTTCAGAGAACTTGGATTTGATCAAGAGGCAGCTTGCGCTTGAGCATGTGGAGGTTTTGTCGTATCAAGATGAAGATGCTTGTGCCAAGGCCGGACCGCTTGCATCAGTGCTGAAACAAAATCCTCCGTCTCCCGGTAATCCCACTGCCATATTTTTGACAAGCTGA
- the LOC110789865 gene encoding leucine--tRNA ligase, cytoplasmic isoform X1, protein MTFGLYSSRNCFRSLTSRLQFSQSFCKISSNMAEGSKSFARRDRLLEIESKVRVWWDQSDVFAAEPGEKPPGDGEKFFGNFPFPYMNGYLHLGHAFSISKVEFAAAYHRLKGANVLFPFGFHCTGMPIKAAADRLVREIQQFGNPPEFPSAVEEEVSQPSEQVDTNAGSQPPPDKFKGKKSKVASKTGTQLYQWEIMRSFGLSDEEISKFQDPRKWLTYFPPLAVEDLKVFGLGVDWRRSFVTTDINPYFDSFVRWQMRKLKAAGKIVKDKRYAIFSPLDGQPCADHDRASGEGVQPQDYTIIKMEVVPPFPAKLSSLEGRKVYLAAATLRPETMYGQTNAWVLPEGKYGAFEINETDVYVVTERAALNLAYQSYSRVPEKPTCLAELTGYDLIGLPLRSPLAQNEIIYTLPMLTILTDKGTGIVTSVPSDAPDDYMALHDLKAKPALRAKFGVKDEWILPFDIIPIINIPEFGDKPAEKVCTDLKIKSQNEKDKLAEAKRLTYLKGFTEGTMLVGEFNGEKVQDAKPKVRRKLLETGEAIMYSEPEKKVMSRSGDECVVALTDQWYVTYGEPEWKELAKECLENMNCYSTETLHGFEHTLGWLNQWACSRSFGLGTRIPWDEQYLVESLSDSTIYMAYYTVVHFLQNGDMYGSDTGLIKPEQLSDDIWDYLFCDGPYPESSEIDPNVLSSMKREFEYWYPFDLRVSGKDLIQNHLTFSIYNHTAIMDKRHWPRGFRCNGHILLNAEKMSKSTGNFRTLRQSIEEFSADATRFALADAGDGVDDANFVFETANAAILRLTKEISWMEEVLAPDAVLRSGEPSTYADRVFENEINLAIKLTKHNYETYMFREALKTGFYDLQAARDEYRFSCGSGGMNRALVQRFIDIQTRLITPICPHYGEYIWREHLKKDGFAIKAGWPVAEAPDMTLRSANKYLQDSIVLMRKLLQKQMMGSKKGSKKGAAPVPQLTEDKQLTGLIYVNETYDGWKEECLKILQSKFDSSTCKFAEDSEIMTALQNSEIGKATNFKQIQKQCMPFLRFKKDETASLGPQALELKLPFGEMKVLSENLDLIKRQLALEHVEVLSYQDEDACAKAGPLASVLKQNPPSPGNPTAIFLTS, encoded by the exons ATGACTTTTGGTTTATATTCTTCGCG GAATTGCTTCAGAAGCTTGACAAGCAGACTTCAGTTCAGCCAAAG TTTCTGCAAGATTTCTTCAAACATGGCTGAGGGTAGTAAAAGCTTTGCTAGGAGAGATCGcttgcttgagatagagtcaaaGGTCCGTGTTTGGTGGGACCAGAGTGATGTATTTGCAGCTGAGCCTGGAGAGAAGCCTCCTGGCGATGGAGAAAAGTTCTTTGGGAACTTTCCATTTCCATATATGAATGGGTATTTGCATCTTGGACATGCATTTTCAATTTCCAAGGTAGAATTTGCTGCAGCTTACCACAGACTGAAGGGAGCAAATGTACTGTTTCCTTTTGGTTTCCATTGCACCGGTATGCCCATCAAGGCAGCAGCAGATAGACTTGTGAGAGAAATTCAACAGTTTGGAAATCCACCTGAGTTCCCATCTGCAGTGGAAGAAGAAGTTAGCCAACCATCAGAACAAGTGGATACAAATGCAGGATCACAGCCACCTCCTGATAAGTTCAAGGGTAAGAAGTCCAAGGTTGCATCCAAGACTGGTACACAGCTGTACCAATGGGAGATCATGCGGAGTTTTGGCCTTTCAGATGAAGAAATTTCAAAGTTTCAGGACCCACGCAAATGGCTGACCTATTTTCCCCCCTTGGCAGTTGAAGATCTTAAAGTTTTTGGCTTGGGTGTTGACTGGAGGCGTTCTTTTGTCACCACAGATATTAATCCGTACTTTGATTCTTTTGTGAGGTGGCAAATGAGGAAGCTAAAAGCAGCTGGAAAGATCGTGAAAGATAAAAGATACGCAATCTTCTCTCCACTAGACGGACAACCATGCGCAGACCATGACAGGGCTTCTGGTGAAGGGGTCCAGCCCCAAGATTACACAATAATAAAGATGGAAGTTGTTCCTCCGTTTCCTGCAAAATTGAGCAGTTTAGAGGGGAGGAAAGTTTATTTGGCTGCTGCAACATTGAGGCCAGAGACCATGTATGGGCAAACAAATGCGTGGGTATTGCCTGAAGGGAAATACGGGGCCTTTGAAATTAATGAGACCGATGTTTATGTAGTCACCGAGAGGGCAGCTCTTAATCTTGCATATCAGAGCTACTCAAGGGTCCCAGAAAAGCCAACTTGCTTGGCAGAGCTTACTGGTTATGACTTGATTGGTTTACCTTTGAGGTCTCCTCTTGCACAAAACGAAATTATTTACACTCTTCCCATGTTAACTATCTTGACAGATAAAGGTACTGGGATAGTAACCAGTGTCCCTAGTGATGCACCTGATGACTACATGGCCCTACATGACTTGAAGGCAAAACCAGCTTTACGGGCGAAATTTGGTGTGAAAGATGAATGGATCCTTCCCTTTGACATCATACCCATAATTAATATCCCTGAATTCGGAGATAAGCCTGCTGAGAAGGTTTGCACTGATTTGAAAATCAAGAGCCAAAATGAAAAGGATAAGCTTGCGGAAGCAAAGCGATTAACTTATTTGAAGGGTTTCACTGAAGGGACAATGCTTGTTGGTGAATTTAATGGGGAGAAGGTCCAGGATGCCAAGCCAAAAGTCAGACGAAAGCTTTTAGAAACGGGAGAAGCCATTATGTATAGTGAGCCTGAGAAAAAGGTCATGTCTAGATCAGGTGATGAATGTGTTGTGGCTTTGACAGACCAGTGGTACGTCACATATGGTGAACCTGAATGGAAGGAACTAGCTAAGGAGTGCTTGGAAAACATGAATTGCTACTCTACTGAGACACTTCATGGTTTTGAACACACCTTAGGTTGGCTTAATCAGTGGGCCTGCTCAAGGTCGTTTGGCCTTGGCACTCGCATCCCTTGGGATGAGCAGTACCTTGTGGAGTCCCTCTCTGATTCAACCATCTACATGGCTTATTACACTGTCGTCCATTTTCTGCAAAATGGGGATATGTATGGATCTGATACCGGTTTGATAAAACCGGAACAACTGTCTGATGATATCTGGGATTACCTGTTTTGTGATGGTCCGTATCCAGAGTCATCAGAAATTGATCCAAATGTGCTTAGCTCGATGAAGCGAGAGTTTGAGTATTGGTATCCCTTTGATCTCCGTGTGTCTGGCAAAGACCTTATCCAGAACCATCTGACATTTAGTATTTATAATCATACAGCAATTATGGACAAGCGTCACTGGCCTCGTGGGTTCAGATGTAACGGACACATTTTACTAAATGCTGAGAAGATGTCCAAGTCAACTGGGAACTTCAGGACTTTGCGCCAGTCCATTGAAGAATTCTCCGCAGATGCCACACGTTTTGCTCTTGCTGATGCTGGTGATGGTGTTGATGATgcaaattttgtatttgaaacTGCAAATGCAGCGATTCTGCGTCTCACAAAAGAGATCTCATGGATGGAAGAAGTTCTTGCTCCTGATGCAGTTCTAAGGTCGGGTGAGCCATCTACTTATGCTGATCGGGTGTTTGAAAATGAGATCAATTTAGCAATAAAGCTGACTAAGCACAACTACGAGACCTATATGTTCCGAGAAGCTCTTAAGACTGGGTTTTACGACTTGCAAGCTGCTAGAGATGAATATAGGTTCTCTTGTGGGTCTGGTGGTATGAACAGGGCTTTGGTGCAGCGTTTTATTGACATTCAGACACGGCTTATTACCCCAATTTGTCCACATTACGGAGAGTATATATGGAGGGAGCATTTGAAGAAGGACGGCTTTGCAATAAAAGCTGGCTGGCCTGTTGCAGAGGCACCTGATATGACCCTTAGAAGTGCCAACAAGTATTTGCAAGATTCAATAGTGTTGATGAGAAAACTCCTACAGAAGCAAATGATGGGTTCAAAGAAGGGTAGCAAGAAAGGAGCAGCCCCTGTTCCACAACTTACAGAGGACAAGCAATTAACTGGCTTGATTTATGTCAATGAAACATATGATGGCTGGAAAGAAGAGTGCTTGAAAATACTTCAAAGCAAATTTGACTCAAGTACTTGCAAATTTGCTGAAGACAGTGAAATTATGACAGCATTGCAAAACAGTGAGATTGGAAAGGCTACCAATTTCAAACAAATTCAGAAGCAATGCATGCCTTTCTTGAGGTTCAAGAAAGACGAGACTGCTTCTCTGGGTCCACAAGCCTTGGAGTTGAAGCTTCCTTTTGGCGAGATGAAGGTCCTTTCAGAGAACTTGGATTTGATCAAGAGGCAGCTTGCGCTTGAGCATGTGGAGGTTTTGTCGTATCAAGATGAAGATGCTTGTGCCAAGGCCGGACCGCTTGCATCAGTGCTGAAACAAAATCCTCCGTCTCCCGGTAATCCCACTGCCATATTTTTGACAAGCTGA
- the LOC110789866 gene encoding uncharacterized protein, with product MSTSSRSDTTDDSIFDLEELLHIEARCRELRKEKDLLKETQFQSFDLIKRLELHVRKLNDARLEDKRKIQDLEKELNNCHQEIDYLQDQLNERNADVNYLEDHVGSFEIKMAEFDLLQEEVISLREEMEKSNSECEFLIQELDKKETQLQQSRFHIEKLEESIASTALEYQCEIESLRLEMMSLEHNCFDSENSEEYCQETSGLTESTGEFQTQFQDAQTNIENLEKENKRMKLMLNAHEKESRLFFRIEEVEVGGSAEKMSHELYEYKTLAKQLKEELRAEKLRAKEETEDLAQEMAELRYQMTELLEEERKRRSCIEKASLQRITELETQLRMEERKSVIGPVQRIREA from the exons ATGTCCACGAGCTCCAGGAGTGATACTACTGATGACTCCATTTTTGATCTAGAGGAACTATTACACATTGAAGCAAGATGTAGAGAG TTAAGAAAAGAGAAGGATTTGCTAAAAGAAACACAATTCCAAAGTTTTGACTTGATCAAA AGACTGGAGCTGCACGTAAGGAAATTGAATGATGCCCGCTTGGAAGATAAGaggaaaattcaagatttagaaAAAGAGTTGAATAACTGCCATCAGGAGATAG ACTATTTGCAGGACCAGTTAAATGAAAGGAATGCAGACGTGAATTATCTGGAAGATCATGTTGGGAGCTTTGAGATTAAAATGGCGGAGTTTGACCTTCTGCAGGAGGAAGTTATCAGTCTAAGAGAAGAAATGGAGAAATCAAACTCGGAATGTGAGTTTTTGATTCAGGAACTAGACAAGAAAGAAACACAACTACAACAATCAAGATTTCATATAGAAAAACTAGAAGAGTCTATTGCCTCTACTGCATTGGAATACCAGTGTGAAATTGAGAGCTTGaggctcgaaatgatgtccttggAGCATAACTGCTTCGATTCTGAGAATTCCGAGGAGTACTGTCAAGAAACTTCCGGATTAACCGAGTCAACTGGTGAATTCCAGACCCAGTTTCAGGATGCACAAACAAATATTGAAAATTTGGAAAAAGAAAACAAGCGAATGAAGCTGATGCTTAATGCACACGAAAAGGAATCCAGATTATTTTTCCGGATAGAAGAGGTTGAAGTTGGTGGTAGTGCAGAAAAAATGTCCCATGAACTCTATGAATATAAAACCCTAGCTAAGCAGCTAAAGGAAGAACTGAGGGCCGAGAAATTAAGAGCAAAAGAAGAAACCGAGGACCTTGCTCAAGAAATGGCTGAATTGAGATACCAAATGACTGAGTTGCTGGAAGAAGAGCGCAAACGTCGTTCTTGCATTGAGAAAGCATCTTTACAGAGAATAACCGAGTTAGAAACACAGCTTCGGATGGAGGAAAGGAAATCTGTCATCGGCCCTGTTCAAAGAATTCGCGAAGCTTAA